The Spirochaetota bacterium genome has a segment encoding these proteins:
- a CDS encoding PTS sugar transporter subunit IIA, whose product MASVTEYTKSNYIKVLQSTNKFKAIEELALVFKGCDVCGDIDTLIKALKEREEIMSTGIGFGIAIPHAKIGTIQEMAFAIGISKEGIDFDSMDGEPVHLVILVAAGEKQHKEYLRLLSNIMSIIKKDTVKDSIINSSSSEEVLNILRSYN is encoded by the coding sequence ATGGCGTCAGTAACCGAATACACGAAGAGCAATTACATCAAGGTCCTCCAGTCGACCAACAAGTTCAAGGCCATCGAGGAGCTGGCCCTTGTGTTCAAGGGCTGCGACGTGTGCGGGGACATCGATACCCTCATCAAGGCGCTGAAAGAGCGCGAGGAGATCATGAGCACCGGCATCGGCTTCGGCATCGCCATCCCCCATGCCAAGATCGGGACCATACAGGAAATGGCCTTTGCCATAGGGATCTCGAAAGAAGGCATCGATTTCGATTCCATGGACGGGGAGCCGGTCCACCTGGTCATCCTGGTCGCGGCGGGGGAAAAGCAGCACAAGGAATACCTGCGCCTCCTTTCGAACATCATGTCCATCATCAAGAAGGATACCGTGAAGGACAGCATCATCAATTCCTCCTCCAGCGAAGAGGTGCTGAACATACTGAGGTCGTACAACTAG
- the hisF gene encoding imidazole glycerol phosphate synthase subunit HisF has protein sequence MGKIKIMPCLDMKEGRVVKGINFVNLRDAGDPVQNAGFYQSEGADELAMLDIAATLENRKTRLEWVKQVSSAITIPLTMGGGINSLEDIELVLEAGATKVSMNSAAVKNPDLMKRAVKEFGPGRIVIAIDARRNKSMPSGFELVVSGGTTPVGKDAIQWAGACDEAGVDCVLPTSMDGDGTLAGYDLEFTRAVADAVSVPVIASGGAGTLEHFYDGVVKGGAQVLLAASVFHFRTFSIRQVKEYLKERGLDVIL, from the coding sequence ATGGGGAAGATAAAAATAATGCCGTGCCTTGACATGAAGGAAGGACGGGTGGTCAAGGGAATCAATTTCGTAAATCTGCGCGACGCCGGCGACCCGGTCCAGAACGCCGGCTTTTATCAGTCCGAAGGGGCGGATGAGCTGGCCATGCTCGATATCGCCGCGACCCTGGAGAACAGGAAAACCAGGCTCGAGTGGGTCAAGCAGGTTTCATCGGCCATTACCATCCCCCTTACCATGGGCGGCGGCATTAATAGCCTTGAGGATATAGAACTGGTCCTCGAGGCCGGGGCCACCAAGGTGTCCATGAACAGCGCCGCGGTGAAAAATCCCGACCTGATGAAACGGGCGGTGAAGGAGTTCGGCCCCGGCAGGATCGTGATAGCCATCGACGCGCGGAGAAACAAGTCGATGCCGTCAGGTTTTGAGCTCGTCGTCTCCGGGGGGACCACGCCGGTCGGGAAAGACGCCATCCAGTGGGCCGGCGCCTGCGACGAAGCCGGCGTCGACTGCGTGCTCCCCACAAGCATGGACGGCGACGGCACCCTGGCGGGATACGACCTGGAATTCACCAGGGCGGTCGCTGACGCGGTGTCCGTGCCGGTCATTGCCTCGGGCGGGGCCGGCACCCTGGAGCATTTCTACGACGGTGTGGTCAAGGGCGGCGCGCAGGTACTTCTGGCTGCTTCTGTATTTCATTTCCGCACTTTCAGCATCAGGCAGGTCAAGGAGTATCTGAAAGAAAGAGGCCTGGACGTGATCCTCTAG
- a CDS encoding NAD(P)/FAD-dependent oxidoreductase yields the protein MKTKVLIIGAGPAGTMAAYRLASSGFLDFILVDRSDFPRGKPCAGGISPSSHRFLKKMNLDHILTGLSPSAAMKRVRFVGPGGQDIIMSTNLKAMTINRRIFDAALLDRARTHGARFVPGFTLRDLLLDGHGRIVGARDGDRVIEAEVTILANGGRNREFREKYFADTRPLYPVYSRIGWWKDFDMEEGTMEMVFDGDLLPHYGWVFPEGDGIVNIGVCLRQERLRGRNVADVFEEFLEKHYAKRLSGASQMGKSRSFVINTSGSVKAVYARGMLYAGEAGRLCNPATAEGISYAMESGVLAADAVLRAYERGAGMPDERSLAQYEKMCRRAFNFRLRRASLFKALIDSPAFTLMMKASTTKFSRWIIDRLFS from the coding sequence ATGAAGACAAAGGTGTTGATCATCGGGGCCGGTCCGGCGGGGACCATGGCGGCATACCGCCTGGCCAGTTCAGGCTTCCTCGATTTTATCCTCGTCGACCGTTCCGACTTCCCCCGCGGGAAGCCCTGCGCCGGGGGCATATCGCCGTCATCGCACCGCTTCCTAAAAAAGATGAATCTGGATCATATTCTCACCGGCCTCAGTCCCAGCGCGGCCATGAAACGGGTGCGGTTCGTGGGGCCTGGGGGCCAGGACATCATCATGTCCACCAATCTGAAGGCCATGACCATCAACAGGAGAATATTCGACGCTGCCCTGCTCGACAGGGCCAGGACCCACGGGGCCAGGTTCGTTCCCGGGTTTACTCTCCGGGACCTCCTTCTCGACGGCCATGGCAGGATCGTCGGCGCCCGGGACGGCGACCGTGTCATCGAAGCGGAGGTGACGATACTGGCCAACGGGGGACGCAACAGGGAATTCAGGGAAAAATATTTCGCCGATACCAGGCCCCTTTATCCCGTCTATTCCCGGATCGGATGGTGGAAGGATTTCGATATGGAAGAAGGCACCATGGAGATGGTCTTTGACGGCGACCTGCTCCCCCATTACGGGTGGGTCTTCCCCGAGGGGGACGGCATCGTGAACATCGGCGTGTGCCTCCGACAGGAACGGCTCAGGGGAAGGAACGTGGCCGATGTCTTTGAGGAATTCCTGGAAAAGCATTACGCAAAGAGGCTCTCCGGGGCGTCGCAGATGGGCAAGAGCCGGTCCTTTGTCATTAATACCTCGGGATCGGTGAAGGCCGTATACGCCAGGGGAATGCTCTACGCCGGCGAGGCGGGAAGACTCTGCAACCCCGCCACTGCCGAGGGAATATCCTATGCCATGGAAAGCGGCGTCCTCGCCGCGGACGCGGTCCTGCGGGCCTATGAACGGGGAGCAGGCATGCCTGACGAGAGGTCGCTGGCGCAGTATGAAAAGATGTGCAGAAGGGCCTTTAATTTCCGCCTCAGGAGGGCATCGCTGTTCAAGGCCCTGATTGACAGCCCGGCTTTCACATTGATGATGAAGGCCAGCACAACGAAATTTTCCCGGTGGATCATCGACCGGCTTTTCAGCTGA